A window of the Cannabis sativa cultivar Pink pepper isolate KNU-18-1 chromosome X, ASM2916894v1, whole genome shotgun sequence genome harbors these coding sequences:
- the LOC115707353 gene encoding F-box only protein 13, with protein MAFNDDNPSSITTRKRKFEEKDSCFLSNFFSMEDLNQDVLERILSWLPTSTFFRLTSVCKRWKSVADSESFKLACSDIPSRDPWFFMVDPQLNRMVVFDSAEKTWKRLNQPTLLKKSPNHNSMPVAASGGLICFRNLAGDFILCNPVSGSCSQVPLLDSPLQNQNLHAIVMNNNKITLVFGELPKLSFKVFNSNTNSWEEEIELQQFKDENSVTDNEDNAVYFLSKAGNVVATNMQRSPCKQYSSVITTNQNGEEIVYFLSSTGKVVSCNLDTKTFFEFPRLLPVFCEYSIDVVECRGKMFVVLLSEFFESASLRVWSYDEASRAWLQIAAMPPALSHCWYGKKVDINCVGAGDQILICLNYAEVFSYVVCDLVSNDWIELPKCCVDGKAVDFMSAFSFEPRIEALV; from the coding sequence ATGGCGTTCAATGATGATAACCCATCTTCTATAACAACCAGAAAGAGAAAGTTTGAAGAAAAAGACAGTTGCTTTCTCAGCAATTTTTTCTCCATGGAAGATCTTAACCAAGATGTTCTTGAGAGAATCCTTTCGTGGCTACCAACATCCACATTTTTTCGCCTAACTTCAGTATGCAAAAGATGGAAATCAGTGGCTGATTCGGAAAGTTTTAAGCTTGCTTGTTCAGACATACCATCAAGAGATCCATGGTTCTTCATGGTTGATCCTCAACTCAACAGAATGGTTGTGTTTGACTCAGCTGAAAAGACATGGAAAAGGCTTAATCAACCAACTCTCCTTAAGAAAAGTCCTAACCACAACTCAATGCCTGTTGCAGCCTCTGGTGGTTTGATCTGTTTTCGAAATTTGGCTGGAGATTTCATCTTATGCAATCCAGTTTCGGGTTCTTGCAGCCAAGTTCCATTGCTCGATTCGCCTTTACAAAACCAAAATCTCCATGCCATTGTGatgaacaacaacaaaatcacctTAGTGTTTGGTGAGTTACCAAAGCTGTCATTCAAAGTCTTCAATTCGAATACTAATTCGTGGGAAGAAGAGATCGAATTACAACAATTCAAGGATGAAAACTCAGTAACAGACAATGAAGACAATGCAGTTTACTTCCTAAGCAAAGCTGGGAATGTAGTAGCAACCAATATGCAAAGAAGCCCATGTAAGCAATACTCATCAGTCATAACAACAAATCAAAATGGTGAAGAGATTGTCTATTTCCTAAGCTCAACAGGGAAAGTTGTGTCCTGCAATCTCGACACCAAGACATTTTTCGAGTTTCCTAGATTGTTACCTGTGTTCTGTGAATACTCAATTGATGTTGTTGAATGTAGAGGCAAAATGTTTGTTGTGCTTTTGTCTGAGTTCTTTGAGAGTGCCAGCTTAAGAGTCTGGTCCTACGACGAGGCTTCCCGAGCTTGGCTCCAAATCGCGGCTATGCCACCAGCATTGTCACATTGCTGGTATGGAAAGAAGGTTGACATAAACTGTGTTGGAGCTGGTGATCAGATTTTGATATGTTTGAACTATGCAGAGGTTTTTAGCTATGTTGTTTGTGATTTGGTGAGCAATGATTGGATTGAGTTGCCTAAGTGTTGTGTTGATGGTAAAGCTGTGGATTTCATGTCTGCATTTTCCTTTGAGCCAAGAATTGAAGCTTTGGTTTGA